One window of Campylobacter sp. RM12651 genomic DNA carries:
- a CDS encoding MFS transporter, with protein sequence MIKTINSLRALLFASLLLFVGNSFLLSSNSILLKNLGYDEFYVGLVSSSIYFGALISTFFSHSLIQKVGHIRSFGFFTSLFAIAAILHIFTKEIYFWAILRFTIGFSYYTLLVIIESWINQKSKNEIRSRMLSIYEIVFYSGFAIGVLLLYFEPDYNNVFIIAVIVILLCSLPLNLLKIKQPILKERRKISIPNIFNVSKLAFISAFVGGFLMNGFFSMSQTYFLALNYNIQDISLLIFTAMLGGFIAQLFIGKFSDTYGRKIAILSCVILAFFASLGLYFLASNKIAIFILCFFLGMGLFCVYALALARASDRAKESSQMLEIGRTLMFAYVSSSVLSPIILGFMISNFGANAYILIYIVLLFFLAIFTLTQPKIDAVNRIEFEQKPSQFVHLGNDE encoded by the coding sequence ATGATAAAAACAATCAACTCTTTAAGAGCATTATTATTTGCATCTTTGCTATTGTTTGTAGGAAATTCTTTTTTACTAAGCTCAAATTCTATACTACTAAAAAATCTTGGATATGATGAATTTTATGTAGGATTAGTAAGTTCAAGCATATATTTTGGTGCATTAATTAGTACATTTTTTTCTCATAGTCTAATTCAAAAAGTAGGACATATTAGAAGTTTTGGTTTTTTTACTTCACTATTTGCTATAGCTGCAATTTTGCATATATTTACAAAAGAAATATATTTTTGGGCTATTTTAAGATTTACAATAGGATTTTCATACTATACATTATTAGTAATTATTGAATCTTGGATAAATCAAAAATCAAAAAACGAAATTCGCTCACGAATGCTTTCAATTTATGAAATAGTATTTTATTCTGGTTTTGCCATAGGAGTATTATTGTTATATTTTGAACCAGATTACAATAATGTATTTATAATAGCTGTTATAGTGATTTTATTATGTTCGTTACCGCTTAATTTGTTAAAAATCAAACAACCTATCCTTAAAGAAAGGCGTAAAATCAGTATCCCAAATATTTTTAATGTATCAAAACTAGCATTTATATCAGCATTTGTTGGTGGCTTTTTAATGAATGGATTTTTTTCTATGTCTCAGACATATTTTCTAGCATTAAATTACAATATTCAAGATATATCTTTGCTAATTTTCACAGCAATGTTAGGCGGATTTATAGCACAATTATTTATAGGTAAATTTTCTGATACTTATGGTAGAAAAATAGCGATTTTATCTTGCGTAATACTTGCATTTTTTGCAAGTTTAGGGCTATATTTTTTAGCAAGTAACAAAATTGCTATATTTATTTTATGCTTTTTCCTTGGAATGGGTCTTTTTTGTGTATATGCTTTAGCACTTGCAAGGGCTAGTGATAGAGCAAAAGAAAGCTCGCAAATGCTTGAAATCGGAAGAACGCTAATGTTTGCTTATGTATCAAGCTCTGTTTTATCTCCTATAATTTTAGGATTTATGATAAGTAATTTTGGAGCTAATGCTTATATTTTAATTTATATAGTTTTATTGTTTTTCTTAGCTATTTTTACTCTTACCCAACCAAAAATTGACGCTGTAAATAGAATAGAATTTGAGCAAAAACCAAGTCAATTTGTGCATTTAGGCAACGATGAATAA
- a CDS encoding copper resistance protein CopD, with the protein MESLYPFALIIHIFCAIIFVGYLFFDVVIFSRAKKNLSQELAQQIQESITKRAIKIMPICVVLLILTGGMMMSRWVGSEIGFFDTTFQKIFMLKVAFASLIFIMVAISLIFKFVIKKPNPLNKIIHPLALTLAILIVLCAKLMFYV; encoded by the coding sequence ATGGAAAGTTTATATCCATTTGCACTTATTATTCACATTTTTTGTGCGATTATTTTTGTTGGTTATTTGTTTTTTGATGTTGTTATATTTAGTCGTGCTAAGAAAAATCTAAGCCAAGAATTAGCACAACAAATTCAAGAAAGCATAACTAAAAGAGCTATTAAGATTATGCCAATTTGTGTAGTATTATTAATACTTACAGGCGGTATGATGATGAGTAGATGGGTTGGTAGCGAGATTGGCTTTTTTGACACTACATTTCAGAAAATTTTTATGCTAAAAGTTGCTTTTGCAAGCTTAATTTTTATAATGGTAGCTATTAGTTTAATTTTCAAATTCGTAATCAAAAAACCAAATCCTTTAAACAAAATAATACACCCACTAGCATTAACTCTAGCTATTCTTATTGTGCTTTGTGCTAAGTTAATGTTTTATGTATAA
- a CDS encoding bifunctional aconitate hydratase 2/2-methylisocitrate dehydratase, producing MAFLEEYQKLVEERAALNVPALVLNVAQTKQLCELLENNDKNSEKLKDLLANRVGVGVDDSALIKCDFLEKILFNNSKCTCINKSEAISMLSTMLGGYNVRVLLKALENNEIAELAANALTNIIFVHDGFDKVAELHKKGNKFATKVLTSWANAEWFIKRPEVASEIECVCFKVNGETNTDDLSPASEAFTRSDIPLHAQAMLVRRQPGSIEKIEELKKSGIQVAYVGDVVGTGSSRKSAINSVQWHIGEDIKGVPNKRTGGVILGQTIAPIFFNTAQDSGALPIVCDVTNLEMGDRFVVDIANGQIKKDGKVVSTFEINPNTLLDEVRAGGRIPLIVGRGLCAKARDVLGMPKEEIFKKPSQPEVKVKGYTLAQKMLGRACGLEGVVPGMYIEPKTTTVGSQDTTGPMTRDEIKELASLGFNADFVLQSFCHTAAYPKSSDVTTHTTLPHFMSSRGGVSLKPGDGVIHSWLNRFAMPDEVGTGADSHTRFPIGISFPAGSGLVAFAAVTGAMPLNVPESILVRFKGELQPGVTLRDLVNAIPYVAIKEGYLTVEKKGKKNIFAGKVLEIEGLENLKVEQAFELSDASAERSAAACCVNLSKESIAEYLNSNISLIDAMIEAGYEDKNTLLRRKARMQEWLNNPTLLRADKDASYEHIFEIDLNTIKEPILACPNDPDDVATLSEVLADSKRPQNIDEVFVGSCMTNIGHYRALGEVIKGKGMLKTRLWVAPPTKMDKAQLTKEGYYSIYGAAGARIEVPGCSLCMGNQARVNDGAVVFSTSTRNFDNRMGIGAQVYLGSAELAAVCALLGRLPNPSEYLELVNDKISDSKKANIYKYLNFNEIENFKVD from the coding sequence ATGGCATTTTTAGAAGAATACCAAAAATTAGTTGAAGAGCGTGCTGCTCTTAATGTCCCTGCATTGGTTTTAAATGTAGCTCAGACAAAACAATTATGTGAGCTTTTAGAAAACAACGATAAAAATAGCGAAAAATTAAAAGATTTATTAGCTAATCGTGTTGGTGTTGGTGTTGATGATTCTGCGCTTATTAAATGTGATTTCTTAGAAAAAATACTATTTAACAATAGTAAATGCACCTGTATAAATAAATCTGAAGCAATATCAATGCTAAGCACAATGCTTGGAGGTTATAATGTAAGAGTATTACTTAAAGCTTTAGAAAACAATGAAATTGCAGAACTTGCTGCAAATGCTTTAACTAATATTATTTTCGTTCATGATGGTTTTGATAAAGTTGCTGAATTACATAAAAAAGGAAATAAATTCGCAACCAAAGTTCTAACAAGTTGGGCTAATGCAGAATGGTTTATTAAAAGACCTGAAGTAGCATCTGAAATTGAATGCGTTTGCTTTAAAGTAAATGGAGAAACAAATACAGATGATTTAAGTCCAGCAAGTGAAGCATTTACTAGAAGTGATATTCCTTTACACGCACAAGCAATGCTAGTTAGAAGACAACCAGGTAGTATTGAAAAAATAGAAGAACTTAAAAAATCTGGCATTCAAGTAGCTTATGTAGGTGATGTTGTAGGAACTGGCTCAAGCCGTAAATCAGCAATAAATTCAGTTCAATGGCACATAGGTGAAGATATAAAAGGAGTTCCAAATAAACGCACAGGCGGTGTGATTTTAGGACAAACTATTGCTCCAATTTTTTTCAATACCGCTCAAGATAGTGGTGCTTTACCAATAGTTTGTGATGTTACAAATCTTGAAATGGGAGATAGATTTGTTGTTGATATTGCAAACGGACAAATTAAAAAAGATGGTAAAGTTGTTTCAACTTTTGAAATAAATCCAAATACTCTTTTAGACGAAGTTCGTGCAGGTGGCAGAATTCCACTAATCGTAGGTCGTGGATTATGTGCTAAAGCTAGAGATGTTTTAGGTATGCCAAAAGAAGAAATATTTAAAAAACCATCTCAACCTGAAGTAAAAGTTAAAGGTTATACATTAGCTCAAAAAATGTTAGGTCGTGCTTGTGGTTTAGAAGGCGTTGTTCCTGGAATGTATATAGAGCCAAAAACTACAACAGTTGGTAGTCAAGATACAACAGGACCAATGACAAGAGATGAGATTAAAGAACTTGCTAGCTTAGGATTTAATGCTGATTTTGTATTACAAAGTTTTTGCCATACAGCAGCATATCCTAAATCAAGCGATGTAACAACACACACAACATTACCACATTTTATGAGTTCAAGAGGTGGGGTTTCACTTAAACCAGGTGATGGGGTAATTCATAGTTGGCTAAATCGTTTTGCTATGCCTGATGAAGTTGGAACTGGAGCTGATTCACATACAAGATTTCCAATAGGTATTAGTTTTCCTGCAGGTTCAGGACTTGTAGCATTTGCTGCTGTAACAGGTGCTATGCCACTTAATGTGCCTGAGAGTATTTTAGTTCGTTTTAAAGGCGAATTACAACCTGGTGTTACATTAAGAGATTTAGTAAATGCAATTCCTTATGTAGCTATAAAAGAAGGTTATTTAACGGTTGAGAAAAAAGGCAAAAAGAATATTTTTGCTGGTAAAGTTTTAGAAATTGAAGGCTTAGAAAATCTAAAAGTAGAACAAGCATTTGAATTAAGCGACGCAAGTGCTGAAAGAAGCGCAGCTGCATGTTGTGTTAATTTAAGTAAAGAAAGCATAGCTGAATATTTAAATTCTAACATAAGCTTAATTGATGCTATGATTGAAGCTGGATATGAAGATAAAAATACACTTTTAAGAAGAAAAGCTAGAATGCAAGAATGGCTTAATAATCCTACATTATTAAGAGCTGATAAAGACGCTAGTTATGAGCATATTTTTGAAATAGATTTAAATACTATAAAAGAGCCTATCCTAGCTTGTCCAAACGACCCTGATGATGTAGCAACTCTTAGTGAAGTATTAGCAGATAGCAAACGCCCACAAAATATTGATGAAGTATTTGTTGGTTCTTGTATGACAAATATAGGACATTATAGAGCTTTAGGAGAAGTTATTAAAGGTAAAGGTATGCTTAAAACTCGTCTATGGGTAGCACCTCCAACAAAAATGGATAAAGCTCAACTAACAAAAGAAGGATATTATTCAATTTATGGTGCAGCAGGTGCTAGAATTGAAGTTCCAGGATGTAGCTTATGTATGGGTAACCAAGCTCGTGTAAATGATGGAGCTGTTGTGTTTAGTACAAGCACAAGAAACTTTGATAACAGAATGGGTATAGGCGCTCAAGTTTATTTAGGTAGCGCTGAATTAGCTGCTGTTTGTGCTTTACTTGGTCGCTTACCAAACCCAAGCGAATATTTAGAATTAGTAAATGATAAAATAAGCGATAGCAAAAAAGCTAATATCTACAAATATCTAAACTTCAATGAAATTGAAAACTTTAAAGTAGATTAA
- a CDS encoding primosomal protein N': MNYYKVAILGHNLETLTYESDEEIKPFSKVEVKLHNKNCLAIVINKCEKPTFNTKQIISIFNEFLTDNQMKLAEFMSKYYAANISLCLDSFILSKNISNTKNNLNIDINLKLNEKQLLCLNSLQNNKMNLVFGDTGSGKTEIYAKLIQECLNEGKQALFLMPEISLTPQMQKRMKVYFKDLFITWHSKITKANKQKDLIEFELGNKPLVIGARSALFLPFSNLGLIIVDEEHDNSYKSSKYPCYNARDLAIYLASITNAKIILGSATPSLQSFYNQNINKFRLKGTYFQSEKEILFDDSLETPSSNLLDLLEDNLNKKEQSMIFLPVRGNYRQVVCKDCNSRKVCPNCSVAMSLHNKTYKCHYCGKKEYLKNTCDNCGSEILESKIIGTAQLCEELKKALPNANIAKLDSDELSSATKLKEILEEFELGNIDILVGTQLISKGHDYKNVTFCAILGLDEYLFYPDYKARENTLALAIQVAGRAGRSKKAKVLINTQNKDFFEKYLQNYDEFLEDEKFFRTNYPPFKRLLRLIIASKNEIEASNLCEDLANHLKNSKENDNDYEIIGYGKCAIEKINNNYRYYILLRSNKKMLLSNLALHYKQLQKVTIDIDPIHFS, translated from the coding sequence ATGAATTATTATAAAGTAGCGATTTTAGGACATAATTTAGAAACTTTAACCTATGAAAGTGATGAGGAAATTAAACCATTTTCAAAGGTTGAAGTAAAATTACATAATAAAAATTGTCTTGCAATTGTTATTAATAAATGTGAAAAGCCAACTTTTAACACCAAACAAATAATAAGTATTTTCAATGAATTTCTAACTGATAATCAAATGAAATTAGCAGAATTTATGAGTAAATATTACGCTGCTAATATATCTTTATGTCTTGATAGTTTTATACTAAGCAAAAATATATCTAATACTAAAAATAATTTGAATATAGATATAAATTTAAAACTAAATGAAAAACAACTTTTGTGTCTAAATAGCTTACAAAATAATAAAATGAATTTGGTTTTTGGAGATACAGGAAGTGGAAAAACTGAAATATATGCAAAATTAATTCAAGAATGCCTTAATGAAGGAAAACAAGCATTGTTTTTAATGCCAGAAATCAGCCTAACTCCACAAATGCAAAAAAGAATGAAAGTATATTTTAAAGATTTATTCATTACTTGGCATAGCAAAATTACTAAGGCTAACAAACAAAAAGATTTAATAGAATTTGAATTAGGAAATAAGCCTTTAGTAATTGGTGCTAGGTCGGCACTTTTTTTACCTTTTAGTAATTTAGGGTTAATTATCGTAGATGAAGAACACGATAATTCGTATAAATCTTCAAAATATCCATGTTATAACGCAAGAGATTTGGCAATTTATCTAGCAAGTATTACAAATGCAAAAATCATTTTAGGCTCTGCTACACCAAGCCTTCAAAGTTTTTATAATCAAAATATAAATAAATTTAGATTAAAAGGCACATATTTTCAAAGCGAAAAAGAAATTCTTTTTGACGATAGTCTTGAGACACCTAGCTCTAATTTACTTGATTTATTAGAAGATAATTTAAATAAAAAAGAGCAAAGTATGATATTTTTGCCAGTGCGTGGTAATTATCGTCAAGTTGTATGCAAGGATTGTAATTCAAGAAAAGTTTGTCCTAATTGCTCTGTGGCAATGAGTTTACATAATAAAACATATAAATGCCATTATTGTGGTAAAAAAGAGTATTTAAAAAATACCTGTGATAACTGCGGTAGCGAAATATTAGAAAGTAAAATAATAGGAACAGCTCAATTATGCGAAGAATTAAAAAAGGCTTTACCTAATGCAAATATTGCAAAATTAGATAGCGATGAATTAAGCTCGGCAACTAAACTTAAAGAAATACTAGAAGAATTTGAATTAGGAAATATAGATATTTTAGTAGGAACTCAACTAATATCAAAAGGACACGATTATAAAAATGTTACATTTTGTGCTATTTTAGGACTTGATGAATATTTATTCTACCCTGATTATAAAGCTCGTGAAAATACACTTGCCCTTGCTATTCAAGTAGCTGGTCGTGCAGGAAGAAGCAAAAAAGCTAAAGTGTTAATAAATACTCAAAATAAAGATTTTTTTGAAAAATACTTGCAAAATTATGATGAATTTTTAGAAGATGAGAAATTTTTTAGAACTAATTATCCACCATTCAAAAGACTATTAAGATTAATTATTGCATCAAAAAATGAAATAGAAGCAAGTAATTTATGTGAAGACTTGGCAAATCATTTAAAAAATAGCAAAGAAAACGATAATGATTATGAAATAATAGGCTATGGAAAATGTGCTATAGAAAAAATTAACAATAATTATAGATATTATATTTTGCTCCGTTCAAATAAAAAAATGTTACTAAGTAACCTAGCCTTGCACTACAAACAGTTACAAAAAGTAACAATTGATATAGACCCTATACATTTTTCTTGA
- a CDS encoding type II secretion system protein, which yields MLVNKKAFTMIELIFAIVIIGILSAVALPNFFDLKFKSDIASLKSEIEGINGKINAQLLKNVMVGKVSSYDNLDNLNSSGKPIEPTKIFTALFKDGLDRGDENKGWLFLARTIATSNATYSAWTDLYNPAYQADKDFQDYLDKEKKDNNLIKDEKMELYRYTFNSNIYYKFIYRSIKSELICVEAVCNKCNSKRIDSINNMIPCIKKAS from the coding sequence ATGCTAGTAAATAAAAAAGCCTTTACTATGATAGAACTAATATTTGCGATAGTTATTATCGGGATATTATCGGCTGTAGCTTTACCTAATTTTTTTGATTTAAAATTTAAATCTGATATAGCTAGCTTAAAATCAGAAATTGAAGGTATTAATGGTAAAATTAACGCTCAACTACTAAAAAATGTAATGGTAGGGAAAGTGTCAAGCTATGATAATCTAGATAATTTAAATTCTTCTGGAAAACCAATTGAACCTACTAAAATTTTTACAGCTTTATTTAAAGATGGCTTAGATAGAGGAGATGAGAATAAAGGTTGGCTTTTTTTAGCAAGAACAATAGCTACAAGCAATGCAACATATTCTGCATGGACTGATTTATACAACCCAGCTTATCAAGCAGATAAAGATTTTCAAGATTACTTAGATAAAGAAAAGAAAGATAATAATCTTATAAAAGATGAGAAAATGGAACTATATAGATACACATTTAATTCTAATATATATTATAAATTTATTTATAGAAGTATAAAATCAGAATTAATATGCGTAGAAGCAGTATGTAATAAATGTAATAGTAAAAGAATTGATTCAATTAATAATATGATTCCTTGTATCAAAAAAGCTTCTTGA
- a CDS encoding prepilin-type N-terminal cleavage/methylation domain-containing protein: MKKAMSMMEIIFVIVIIGILAGVAIPKLFVGRDDAQILKLKETLALIRSGIEQYKQNSLYTDGTSKYPDGLCLDAKRDKGTTCQNNMKNSNSFFAAVLKNPVTFGSKQGSWDGWTNSVVNETFIYYADNNKNGYVFEYDKNKGTFKCLNSYPGAKVLPCKKLGE; encoded by the coding sequence ATGAAAAAAGCTATGAGTATGATGGAAATTATATTTGTAATAGTGATTATTGGTATATTAGCTGGCGTTGCTATTCCTAAATTATTTGTAGGTCGTGATGATGCACAAATATTAAAACTAAAAGAAACACTAGCTTTAATTCGTTCAGGTATAGAACAATATAAGCAAAATAGCCTTTATACAGATGGTACTTCAAAATATCCAGATGGCTTATGCTTAGACGCTAAGCGTGATAAAGGCACAACATGCCAAAATAATATGAAAAATAGCAATAGTTTTTTTGCAGCAGTATTAAAAAACCCTGTTACTTTTGGGTCTAAGCAAGGTAGTTGGGATGGTTGGACTAATAGTGTTGTAAATGAAACTTTTATTTATTATGCTGATAATAATAAAAATGGCTATGTATTTGAATACGATAAAAATAAAGGAACTTTTAAATGCCTTAATTCGTATCCAGGTGCAAAAGTTTTACCTTGTAAAAAATTAGGCGAGTAA
- a CDS encoding type II secretion system protein, whose amino-acid sequence MKKAFSMIEMIFAIAVIGILAGIAIPKMMANKDTAHIVQLKEQVEAIRKGIEAYAGNSYVEKGFKEYPTKLCSSGCKGAPAFADEVAKGINRRAKNSVGWDNSDDDLLFVTKPKENTAVFFKYDASDGSFKCDKSKVLSGWKAEDCSIIGE is encoded by the coding sequence ATGAAAAAAGCATTTAGTATGATAGAAATGATTTTTGCTATTGCTGTTATAGGAATATTAGCAGGAATTGCAATTCCTAAAATGATGGCTAATAAAGACACAGCACATATAGTGCAATTAAAAGAGCAAGTTGAAGCTATTAGAAAAGGTATTGAAGCCTACGCTGGAAATTCTTATGTAGAAAAAGGCTTCAAAGAATATCCTACAAAATTATGCAGTAGTGGTTGTAAGGGTGCTCCTGCTTTTGCTGATGAGGTAGCAAAAGGAATTAATAGAAGAGCTAAAAATTCAGTTGGTTGGGACAACTCTGATGATGATTTATTATTTGTTACAAAACCTAAAGAAAATACAGCAGTATTTTTTAAATACGATGCAAGTGATGGAAGCTTTAAGTGTGATAAAAGCAAGGTCTTAAGCGGTTGGAAAGCAGAAGATTGCTCTATAATAGGAGAATAA
- the uvrB gene encoding excinuclease ABC subunit UvrB, which produces MFELISNYKPSPDQAQAIEKIVNGVKNGQKYQTLLGVTGSGKTFTMANVINKLKMPTLIMSHNKSLCAQLYSEFKGFFANNHVEYFISYYDYYQPEAYIPRTDTFIEKDSSVNNDLERLRLSSTASLLAYDDCVCIASVSANYGLGNPAEYIDMVEFFEIGKCYKQKELLLHLVAMGYSRNDAFFDRGNFRVNGDIIDIYPAYYEDDAIRLEFFDDELEKIYTFNTFDNKKIKDLNKFTLYAANQFIVATPTLKRACKDIKNELDERLEYFKKQGKLLEAQRLEQRVEFDLEMLETTGMTKGIENYSRHLSGLNAGETPYTLFDYFKIKQKPFLVIVDESHVSLPQFRGMFAGDRARKEVLVEYGFRLPSALDNRPLQFDEFINKDCFFLFVSATPAELELELSGECVYQQIMRPTGLLDPEISIIDSENQIEHLYDEIKKVIARNERVLITTLTKKMAEELQRYYTELGIKCKYMHSDIDAIERNELIIGLRNADFDVLIGINLLREGLDLPEVSLIAILDADKEGFLRSTTSLIQTMGRAARNVNGKVILYAKKITKSMQEAIDITSERRSLQQAYNKLHGITPRSVERKLEKTLKQNEDNVSIKKSKIEKMPANERAKLVNELREKMHLAAKELDFEQAAFYRDEIKKLRSI; this is translated from the coding sequence ATGTTTGAGTTAATTAGTAATTATAAACCATCACCTGATCAAGCACAAGCAATAGAAAAGATTGTAAATGGTGTAAAAAACGGACAAAAATATCAAACTCTTTTAGGAGTTACAGGCTCGGGTAAAACTTTTACAATGGCAAATGTGATAAATAAACTTAAAATGCCTACTTTAATAATGAGCCATAATAAATCACTTTGCGCTCAGCTTTATAGCGAATTTAAAGGCTTTTTTGCGAATAATCATGTGGAGTATTTCATAAGTTATTATGATTATTATCAACCTGAAGCTTATATTCCTAGAACTGATACATTTATAGAAAAAGATAGCTCGGTTAATAATGATTTAGAAAGGCTTCGTTTAAGCTCAACTGCTTCGCTTTTAGCATACGATGATTGCGTTTGTATTGCAAGTGTAAGTGCTAATTATGGATTAGGAAATCCTGCTGAATATATTGATATGGTAGAATTTTTTGAAATAGGCAAATGCTATAAACAAAAAGAATTATTACTTCATTTAGTAGCTATGGGATATAGTAGAAATGATGCATTTTTTGATAGGGGGAATTTCCGTGTAAATGGAGATATTATAGATATTTATCCAGCTTATTATGAAGATGATGCAATTCGCTTAGAATTTTTTGATGATGAATTAGAAAAAATTTATACTTTTAATACTTTTGATAATAAAAAAATAAAAGATTTAAATAAATTTACACTTTATGCTGCAAATCAATTTATAGTTGCTACTCCAACGCTTAAAAGAGCTTGTAAAGATATTAAAAATGAGCTTGATGAAAGATTAGAATACTTTAAAAAACAAGGCAAATTATTAGAAGCACAACGCTTAGAACAGCGAGTTGAATTTGATTTAGAAATGCTAGAAACTACAGGAATGACTAAAGGAATAGAAAATTATTCAAGACATTTAAGTGGGCTTAATGCAGGAGAAACTCCTTATACTTTATTTGATTATTTTAAAATAAAACAAAAGCCATTTTTAGTAATTGTAGATGAAAGCCATGTTAGTTTGCCACAATTTAGGGGAATGTTTGCAGGAGATAGAGCTAGAAAGGAAGTGCTAGTTGAATACGGCTTTAGATTGCCAAGTGCTTTAGATAATAGACCATTACAATTTGATGAATTTATTAATAAAGATTGCTTTTTTTTATTTGTGAGTGCAACCCCTGCTGAATTAGAGCTTGAGCTTAGTGGTGAGTGTGTTTATCAGCAAATTATGCGTCCAACAGGACTGCTTGACCCTGAAATTAGCATAATTGATAGCGAAAACCAAATAGAGCATTTATATGATGAGATTAAAAAGGTGATTGCAAGAAATGAGCGTGTATTAATCACAACACTTACAAAAAAAATGGCAGAAGAATTGCAAAGATACTACACAGAATTAGGGATAAAATGTAAATATATGCATTCAGATATTGATGCAATTGAGCGAAATGAATTAATAATTGGTCTTAGAAATGCAGATTTTGATGTGCTAATTGGAATTAACTTGCTTCGTGAAGGACTTGATTTACCTGAAGTTAGTCTTATAGCTATTTTAGACGCTGATAAGGAAGGCTTTTTACGCTCAACTACGAGTTTAATTCAAACAATGGGAAGAGCAGCTAGAAATGTCAATGGAAAAGTAATTTTATATGCTAAAAAAATCACAAAATCAATGCAAGAAGCAATAGATATTACGAGTGAGCGAAGAAGCTTGCAACAAGCTTATAATAAATTGCACGGAATTACTCCAAGAAGTGTTGAGCGAAAATTAGAAAAGACTTTAAAACAAAACGAAGATAATGTTTCTATAAAAAAATCAAAAATAGAAAAAATGCCAGCAAACGAGCGAGCAAAATTAGTAAATGAATTAAGAGAAAAAATGCACCTAGCAGCAAAAGAGCTTGATTTTGAACAAGCAGCGTTTTATAGAGATGAGATTAAAAAACTAAGAAGTATTTAA
- a CDS encoding ABC transporter substrate-binding protein, producing MFKGLLKSLVLASVLCVGANAKVEVIKDVLDREVKVDLPAKRIVLGFYYTDFLAVGGKDALKNVVGFSKEVWTDWTPASWDAYIKVLPELNNIADVGEVELSTFSVEKVLSLKPDLLVLADWQYEMIKDQLVPINKANIPIVILDYNRESVERHIRSTEVIGKITNNEARANELISFYKGIIDDVQERIKKANLKKPKIYIEFGNLGPKEHSYTFGKDMWGALIDLAGGDNIAAPLVEKWMPIHPEEVLASKPDVIIIAGRETELKKNPEAMVMGIGINEEEANKRLNGFKTRAGWDSLPAIKDNRLFAVYQGASRTLVDASMVQFIAKALYPDLFKDIDPIKTYIDYHKKYLPIIPTGSFGIQAK from the coding sequence ATGTTTAAAGGCTTATTAAAAAGCTTAGTTTTGGCGAGTGTTTTATGTGTTGGTGCTAATGCTAAAGTGGAAGTAATTAAAGATGTTTTAGATAGAGAAGTTAAAGTTGATTTACCTGCTAAAAGAATAGTTCTTGGATTTTACTATACTGACTTTTTAGCAGTTGGTGGTAAGGACGCTTTAAAAAATGTAGTAGGATTTTCTAAGGAAGTTTGGACTGATTGGACTCCTGCTAGCTGGGACGCTTATATTAAAGTCTTGCCGGAGTTAAATAATATAGCTGATGTTGGAGAAGTTGAGCTAAGTACATTTTCGGTTGAAAAGGTATTATCTTTAAAACCTGATTTATTAGTATTAGCTGATTGGCAATATGAGATGATAAAAGACCAACTTGTACCAATTAATAAAGCAAATATTCCTATTGTAATACTTGATTACAACCGCGAAAGTGTTGAAAGACACATAAGAAGCACCGAAGTTATAGGAAAAATTACAAATAACGAAGCAAGAGCAAATGAGCTTATAAGTTTTTATAAAGGCATAATTGATGATGTGCAAGAAAGAATTAAAAAAGCAAATCTTAAAAAGCCAAAAATTTATATAGAATTTGGAAATCTTGGTCCAAAAGAGCATAGTTATACCTTTGGTAAAGATATGTGGGGTGCTTTAATTGACCTTGCAGGTGGGGATAATATAGCAGCACCACTTGTAGAAAAATGGATGCCAATTCATCCTGAAGAAGTTTTAGCAAGTAAGCCTGATGTAATAATAATTGCTGGTCGTGAAACTGAACTTAAGAAAAATCCAGAAGCTATGGTAATGGGTATTGGAATTAATGAAGAAGAAGCAAATAAAAGGCTAAATGGTTTTAAAACTAGAGCAGGTTGGGATAGTTTGCCAGCTATAAAAGATAATAGACTTTTTGCAGTATATCAAGGAGCTAGTAGAACACTAGTTGATGCTTCTATGGTGCAATTTATTGCTAAAGCTTTATATCCTGATTTATTCAAAGATATAGACCCTATTAAAACTTATATTGATTATCACAAAAAATATCTTCCGATAATTCCAACAGGTTCTTTTGGTATCCAAGCTAAGTGA